The segment GTTGAGAGGCTGAATTGATTGTGGGTCTGGCAAGCCCTGGTTTGTTAGTCattgggttgggggtggggctggggctggggctggcttCTGGAGGTCTGAGGAGGGGAACCTTGAAGGGGCTTTGTGGCTAGCCTCAGACTTAGTGGCGCGGCCCACCCAGGCTATGCCCAGCATGGTGGGGGAGTTCTTCACGTCCATTTTGGAGTTGGGAGGCCTGGGGAGAgctccccgctcccctcccctcccttcgcCCAACCCTAGGGGAGTTGAGCGCGGGGAGGCTTGGCTCCTTTCAGTCTCTGTTTAATGTGAGGATAAACATTTTCTGAGAGAAGATAAACTTCCTGAGCTGGGAGCAAAGGACCCCTTTTTCCTGCACCCCCATCCAGAATTACATTGGCAGACGTCAATACCCCATCCTCCCCCCTAACCACCCGAAGCAGGCATGAGCTCAAGCTCTTCAGGATCATTGCTGCTTTCTGGAGCTGGGACGCCCTCTTGTGGTCATCTCAGAAATTACTTATCTCTAGCCACCCAGGAACGCACCACTTCCCTGGGATGGGGGACAGAGAAATAGCTTTCCAGTCATCTAGAGACCAGGCAAGCAGCCAGAGCAGTCACAAATGCAAACCCCGGGCTCCATTTTTGTTGATcagggcaggggtgtgtgtgtgtgtgtgtgtgcggtgaAGGTAGCTCCCGCCCCGTTCATATGACATCTTTGAGTTAGGAAAAGGTGGTCAGAGCCCCATGTCAGAAGGCCACCCTCCTCAGCCAGGCACTTCTATTCACGTCCCACACGACTTAGGGGCAGCTCTATGGAGCGGCCTCTCGGTCAGCTAGGCCTGCATCCTGTATCTCTTGCCCCACGGCTCGTCCAGCCCAAGAGCCCTTCCTTCCGCAtcgctccctctcccctcccccatcctcagAATCAGGGCATCCCCACCACTTAAAGAAGAAAGGCTGAGCCAGTAGGaggattttttggggggagatttATTGAATGGTCTCTGAGAAAAGGGCCCAGGAATAGGAAGGACAAGAGAGGACCCAGAGAAGCAGAGCACCAGGAAGAGGGCACCCCACCTCTGGGGTCCCGGGCCAGAGCAACTGGGGGACCCACACCTGCCAACACAGAGTGCCCCTTGGTTTTGGGCAGAAATCCAGCCACTGCCCATATTGCCAGCCCTGATCTCAGACAGCCTCTGTCCCCATTCTCTGCCAGCAGCAGGACGGAATCATTCACAACATCCCAAGGCGGGGCCAGCCCTCCCGGATATGTGACTGTCAGAGTCACACCCTCCTTCCCTAGgagtgagagagcgtgagctcGCTTTCCAGTGAGCATCAAGCGAAGACAGGGGAGTTGTGCCAGTCAGAATACACCAGGAACCCCGAGAAGGTGCTGTCTGTCTTGATGCTGGCATAGATGCCAATGTAATCACCCACGCCCACCTGCACCCACACCTGGTCCTCTGGCTCCAGCCTCACCATGGCGCCCCCGGACAGCGAGGCTGGCTTGGGCCACCCTccaaaaaactggaagaaagagGCGATGGACTCGCCGTTCTTGACCAGATCGAACTGCAGGCTAGCCCGGTAGACGGTGGCGTGGACCGCGAAGTAGTAGACCCCGGGCACCTGGCAGGTGAACTTGCCGGTGGTGGCGTCGTAATGTCCCTGCTCGTTCACCAGCACGCGGTCGAAGGGTAGGGGCGCGTCCGACGGCGGAGGCACCCGGCTCTCCGAGCGCTTGGCGCTGAAGGCGGAGCGCGGAGGTACTGAGCACTCGCCCGCAGGCCCGGTCGCCCCCGCGGGTCCCGCCTCTCCTCGCGGCCCGGGCTCCCCCCGGGGCCCCGGCAGTCCTGCGGGGTGCGGGCAGCGGTTAGGGCGAgagtggcggcggcggcggccgcccgCAGCGGGGTGCACGGAGGGCGACGCTgagcaccctccccaccctctctgggGCCCCCTGCCGCCGCTTCCCCGGCGAGGGCCGCCCCGCCGCCCGGGCCCCGGGCTCCGCTGCCCGAAGGGCCGGGGCGGACCCGAGCGGCCGGCCGCAGAGGGTCCCCGGAGCCGTGGCCTGCGGCGGGCTGAGTCACCCTCTCGGCGCCCCGCTCCCGGAGCCCGGCGGCGCCCCCTGGCGGGACCCCGAGGCCCGGCCCTCCGCCCCGCGAGCGCGGACGGCCCCGCGGACGGCGACCCGGCGGCCTTCTTACCTGGCCTCCCGCCCTCGCCTTTCTCTCCCGGAACCCCGGGCGCGCCGTCTCGCCCGTCGCGGCCGTCGCGGCCGGGCAGGCCCTGGCTGCCGTGGTGGCCCGGCGTGCCGGGGAGGCCGGGGTGCCCCGGACACAGGCTGGGGATCTT is part of the Felis catus isolate Fca126 chromosome D1, F.catus_Fca126_mat1.0, whole genome shotgun sequence genome and harbors:
- the C1QTNF5 gene encoding complement C1q tumor necrosis factor-related protein 5, with amino-acid sequence MRPLVAVLLLGLAAGSPPLDDNKIPSLCPGHPGLPGTPGHHGSQGLPGRDGRDGRDGAPGVPGEKGEGGRPGLPGPRGEPGPRGEAGPAGATGPAGECSVPPRSAFSAKRSESRVPPPSDAPLPFDRVLVNEQGHYDATTGKFTCQVPGVYYFAVHATVYRASLQFDLVKNGESIASFFQFFGGWPKPASLSGGAMVRLEPEDQVWVQVGVGDYIGIYASIKTDSTFSGFLVYSDWHNSPVFA